A genome region from Hevea brasiliensis isolate MT/VB/25A 57/8 chromosome 7, ASM3005281v1, whole genome shotgun sequence includes the following:
- the LOC110642696 gene encoding sm-like protein LSM36B isoform X1, producing MSTGGEKGSTTTKTPADFLKSIRGRPVVVKLNSGVDYRASNLICAGILACLDGYMNIAMEQTEEYVNGQLKNKYGDAFIRGNNVLYISTSKRTLADGA from the exons atgaGTACAGGTGGAGAAAAGGGATCAACAACTACAAAAACACCAGCTGATTTCCTTAAATCAATTCGCGGGCGACCTGTTGTAGTTAAGCTCAATTCTGGAGTTGATTATAGAG CCAGCAATCTGATATGTGCAGGTATTCTAGCCTGCCTGGATGGATATATGAATATAGCCATGGAGCAAACAGAAGAATACGTAAATGGACAGTTAAAAAACAAGTACGGTGATGCTTTCATACGAGGAAATAATG TTCTCTACATCAGTACATCAAAGAGGACACTTGCAGATGGTGCATAG
- the LOC110642696 gene encoding sm-like protein LSM36B isoform X2 — translation MSTGGEKGSTTTKTPADFLKSIRGRPVVVKLNSGVDYRGILACLDGYMNIAMEQTEEYVNGQLKNKYGDAFIRGNNVLYISTSKRTLADGA, via the exons atgaGTACAGGTGGAGAAAAGGGATCAACAACTACAAAAACACCAGCTGATTTCCTTAAATCAATTCGCGGGCGACCTGTTGTAGTTAAGCTCAATTCTGGAGTTGATTATAGAG GTATTCTAGCCTGCCTGGATGGATATATGAATATAGCCATGGAGCAAACAGAAGAATACGTAAATGGACAGTTAAAAAACAAGTACGGTGATGCTTTCATACGAGGAAATAATG TTCTCTACATCAGTACATCAAAGAGGACACTTGCAGATGGTGCATAG